One window from the genome of Acidobacteriota bacterium encodes:
- a CDS encoding tRNA-specific adenosine deaminase, with the protein MQSQDLHHSLLREALNEAKLGLSEGGLPIGSVLADSEGQLIARGHNLRVQTGDPTAHAEVACIRNAGRRRDWRQLTLVSTLSPCVMCTGTSLLFRIPRIIIGENRNFLGAEHLFAQAEVAVEVLDDEECVELMRGFITQHPDLWNEDIGLT; encoded by the coding sequence ATGCAGAGCCAGGATCTTCATCACAGCTTACTTCGAGAGGCCCTCAACGAAGCCAAGCTTGGCTTGAGCGAAGGCGGACTGCCCATCGGTTCCGTGCTCGCCGACAGCGAAGGGCAGCTGATTGCGCGTGGCCATAACTTGCGCGTCCAAACCGGAGATCCTACAGCACATGCAGAAGTCGCATGCATCCGCAACGCCGGACGCCGCCGCGACTGGCGCCAGCTCACGCTCGTAAGCACGCTCAGTCCCTGTGTGATGTGTACAGGAACGTCGCTGCTATTCCGTATCCCGCGAATCATCATTGGCGAGAACCGCAATTTTCTCGGAGCTGAGCACCTGTTTGCTCAAGCCGAAGTGGCGGTGGAGGTGCTCGATGATGAGGAATGCGTGGAGCTGATGCGTGGCTTTATCACGCAGCACCCGGACCTTTGGAATGAGGATATCGGATTAACGTGA
- a CDS encoding peptidase M28, with the protein MKLAILPIVCFAFAILACNNARSASAPASGAAQSAPPADPRSTEIGLSQQQIDAAMDQALKIDPQRCWAYVKQFVAIGSRPLGSAGHKKAEDFILAHLKGDQVEDDAFTQSTPQGGFPIRNIVAKYPGKKPGIVVFASHYETNIWLPKTYVGANDGGSSTGLLLEFASLVREKAKNGPVDGYSVWLVFTDGEEAMQRDWSNDSLYGSKHLAEKWQRDGTSKQIKALLLADMIGDSDLNIEQDANSSIRLQMIAFAAASHYGYQSHFYGRQSAIDDDHLPFAKAGIPVMDFIDLDYGYNNSFHHTPEDTLDKLSSKSLEISGNAMLGTLALLNARAK; encoded by the coding sequence ATGAAGCTGGCAATTCTGCCGATAGTTTGTTTCGCCTTCGCGATTCTCGCGTGCAATAACGCCAGGAGTGCCTCTGCCCCGGCTTCGGGAGCGGCGCAGAGCGCACCGCCGGCTGATCCGCGCTCTACTGAAATAGGTCTCTCGCAGCAGCAGATCGATGCGGCAATGGATCAGGCGCTCAAGATCGATCCGCAGCGATGTTGGGCATATGTGAAGCAGTTCGTCGCGATCGGCTCGCGGCCATTGGGCAGCGCGGGGCACAAGAAGGCCGAAGATTTCATCCTTGCGCACTTGAAGGGTGATCAGGTGGAAGACGATGCTTTTACCCAAAGCACTCCTCAAGGCGGCTTCCCAATTCGGAACATAGTCGCGAAATATCCCGGCAAGAAGCCCGGCATAGTGGTTTTCGCCTCACATTATGAGACCAACATTTGGCTGCCGAAGACATATGTCGGAGCAAATGATGGAGGCTCTTCCACTGGCCTCCTGCTGGAGTTCGCGAGTTTAGTTCGGGAAAAGGCAAAGAATGGGCCAGTGGATGGCTACAGTGTCTGGCTCGTGTTTACGGATGGCGAAGAGGCGATGCAGCGCGATTGGTCCAACGACAGCCTTTATGGCAGCAAGCACCTCGCCGAAAAATGGCAGCGGGATGGAACCAGCAAGCAAATCAAAGCTCTGCTGCTGGCCGACATGATCGGTGACTCCGACCTGAATATCGAGCAGGATGCGAATTCATCAATCCGCCTGCAGATGATTGCCTTCGCCGCAGCCAGCCATTATGGCTATCAGTCTCACTTTTATGGGCGTCAAAGCGCGATTGATGATGACCACCTCCCCTTCGCCAAAGCAGGGATTCCCGTAATGGACTTCATCGATCTCGATTACGGCTACAACAACTCCTTCCACCACACGCCGGAAGACACTCTCGACAAACTTTCTTCCAAAAGCCTGGAGATCTCAGGGAACGCGATGCTGGGAACGCTCGCGTTGCTGAATGCCCGTGCGAAGTAA
- the tatC gene encoding twin-arginine translocase subunit TatC — MPKDLGDLTERAREEVVSRVELPGMSLLEHLEELRKRIIYSALAIFAGFCICYWYHEQLYELMQAPISFALKNNHLDTQLVFTNPTDPFNMYLKMALIGGIFVASPAVLYQVWLFISPGLYTHEKRYVIPFMIATVGLFIAGGLFAYKMAFPRALNFLIDFSKQFKPMITIGEYTDLFLTLIIGMGIIFELPILVFFLALMGVVTAGWLWRNLRYSILIIFTISAIVTPTTDIMNMCLFAAPMVGLYIVSIGVAYLVHPSRRKARART; from the coding sequence ATGCCTAAAGACCTCGGAGACCTAACCGAACGAGCGCGGGAAGAAGTAGTGAGCCGGGTGGAACTGCCCGGCATGTCGTTGCTCGAGCACCTGGAAGAGCTGCGTAAGCGAATTATCTATTCGGCGCTGGCGATCTTTGCGGGCTTCTGCATTTGCTACTGGTACCACGAACAGCTGTACGAGCTGATGCAGGCTCCGATCAGCTTCGCCCTGAAGAATAATCACCTCGATACGCAGCTTGTATTCACGAATCCTACGGATCCCTTCAATATGTACCTGAAGATGGCGCTGATTGGCGGCATCTTTGTGGCTTCTCCCGCGGTGCTGTATCAGGTCTGGCTCTTCATCTCGCCGGGTTTGTACACGCACGAAAAACGCTACGTTATACCCTTCATGATTGCGACCGTCGGATTGTTCATTGCAGGCGGATTATTCGCCTACAAGATGGCGTTTCCGAGAGCGCTGAATTTCCTCATCGATTTCAGCAAACAGTTTAAGCCGATGATCACGATCGGCGAATATACGGATCTCTTCCTGACGCTGATCATTGGCATGGGAATCATTTTTGAGCTGCCGATATTAGTGTTTTTCCTTGCTCTGATGGGAGTCGTTACCGCCGGATGGCTGTGGCGGAACCTGCGATATTCAATTTTGATCATCTTTACCATTTCTGCGATCGTGACTCCGACAACGGACATCATGAATATGTGTCTGTTTGCTGCGCCGATGGTTGGACTCTATATCGTGAGTATCGGAGTGGCCTATTTGGTGCATCCTAGTCGGCGTAAAGCTCGGGCCAGGACGTAG